One segment of Oreochromis niloticus isolate F11D_XX linkage group LG8, O_niloticus_UMD_NMBU, whole genome shotgun sequence DNA contains the following:
- the LOC112847726 gene encoding zinc finger BED domain-containing protein 1-like, which translates to MEKQEQDGLLDGEFKYKKNIDGTINKRVVICTHCSKEFQFHRSNSTLKYHLNAKHAFVGAAASPGLRQTTLSERRPLGKSSLDKLTDNIAKWIAKDCRPLSIVEDKGFADVLKVASQDASYKPPARRTITIRIHELYETEKKKKEEALVHTECVALTGDHWTSLSNDNYLGVTAHLITEAWGLTSFALTIMKTEERHFAEACAEQFQTVARRWRIEEKVTTVGTDSARNMIAAACIMPFNHMPCTAHILQRCITVSLADSGFVTALAKCRKIVGHFKHSPANTAELNAEQVSLGRKQEPLAQDVPTRWNSTLEMVKRLIRNQTAVTATLDKQKHKLVLLTPPEWDKLQRLETLLEPCRYVTELLGGEAYVSCSVVLPAFCHLRRVMEVTDSIQFNSILFI; encoded by the exons ATGGAGAAGCAGGAACAGGATGGCCTTCTGGATGGGGAATTTAAATACAAGAAGAACATAGATGGGACAATAAACAAACGCGTTGTAATTTGCACTCACTGTAGTAAAGAGTTTCaatttcaccgttcaaattcgACCTTAAAATACCACCTTAATGCCAAACACGCGTTTGTCGGGGCAGCAGCTTCACCCGGCCTGCGTCAGACCACTCTTAGTGAACGCAGGCCACTCGGTAAGTCTTCTTTGGACAAACTGACCGACAATATAGCCAAATGGATAGCAAAGGACTGTAGACCGCTaagcattgtggaggacaagGGCTTTGCGGATGTTTTAAAGGTTGCATCTCAGGACGCGTCCTACAAGCCCCCAGCGAGACGCACAATAACAATTCGAATCCACGAACTGTATGAAacggagaaaaagaaaaaagaagaggctTTAGTTCACACAGAATGCGTGGCTCTGACAGGAGACCACTGGACATCATTGAGTAATGACAATTACCTGGGAGTTACTGCGCATTTAATCACTGAAGCCTGGGGTCTGACATCCTTTGCGCTGACTATAATGAAAACGGAAGAGCGGCACTTTGCGGAGGCTTGTGCAGAGCAGTTCCAGACTGTTGCTCGCAGGTGGAGAATTGAGGAGAAGGTGACAACAGTAGGCACGGACAGTGCGCGCAATATGATCGCCGCGGCTTGCATCATGCCATTCAATCACATGCCGTGTACCGCGCACATTCTACAGAGATGCATCACAGTGAGTCTCGCAGACAGTGGCTTTGTCACTGCGCTGGCCAAATGCCGCAAAATTGTTGGCCATTTTAAGCACAGCCcagcaaacacagcagagctGAACGCAGAGCAGGTGTCACTGGGGCGCAAGCAGGAGCCGTTGGCCCAGGACGTGCCTACGCGCTGGAACTCCACGCTGGAGATGGTGAAGCGCTTGATCCGCAACCAAACTGCAGTAACCGCGACTCTGgataaacaaaagcataaaCTTGTCCTCCTGACGCCTCCAGAGTGGGACAAACTCCAGAGACTGGAGACACTTCTAGAGCCCTGCAG ATATGTGACTGAACTGCTGGGAGGAGAGGCCTACGTCTCCTGCTCTGTAGTTCTACCAGCCTTCTGCCACCTGCGCCGTGTCATGGAAGTaactgattcaattcaattcaattcaattttatttatatag